A part of Nocardioides sp. WS12 genomic DNA contains:
- a CDS encoding 8-amino-7-oxononanoate synthase yields MSKWSEWLDAEATSREDAGLTRRLRARAFDDATIDLAGNDYLGLARDPAVCRAAADAALTWGSGASASRLVTGTLAVHAELEAELAAYLEQPAALVFSTGYHTNLAVVTALADRTTRVISDAHIHASLVDAVRLSRAQLTVVPHSDVDAVRIALIAAEAAGERAMVLVESVYSVLGDAAPLGELAALCELYDALLIADEAHGVGVHGPGLVATLGLAGLPHVLVTATLSKSLGSQGGAVLGSAAVREHLVNRARPFIFDTGLAPAPTAGALAALREIVARPELGQTVRTRVADLADALGVVAPTGAVLSVPMSSPQAAVAAQAAALEAGLRVGCFRPPSVPDGISRLRITASAGIPEEDWARAVATLVALVKEHQ; encoded by the coding sequence ATGAGCAAGTGGAGTGAATGGCTCGACGCCGAGGCGACGAGCCGCGAGGACGCGGGGCTGACCCGCCGGCTGCGCGCGCGGGCCTTCGACGACGCAACCATCGACCTCGCCGGCAACGACTACCTCGGTCTCGCCCGCGACCCCGCGGTCTGCCGCGCCGCAGCCGACGCCGCCCTGACCTGGGGCTCCGGCGCGAGCGCCTCGCGACTCGTGACCGGCACCCTGGCGGTGCACGCCGAACTCGAAGCCGAGTTGGCCGCCTATCTCGAACAGCCGGCTGCGCTGGTGTTCTCGACCGGGTATCACACCAACCTCGCTGTTGTCACCGCGCTGGCCGACCGGACCACGCGAGTCATCTCTGACGCCCACATCCACGCCTCGCTCGTCGACGCCGTGCGGCTGTCGCGCGCGCAGTTGACGGTCGTGCCGCACAGCGACGTCGACGCCGTCCGCATCGCCCTGATTGCGGCCGAGGCGGCCGGCGAGCGGGCGATGGTGCTCGTCGAGTCGGTCTACTCCGTGCTCGGCGACGCCGCTCCGCTGGGCGAACTCGCCGCCCTGTGCGAGCTGTACGACGCCCTCCTCATCGCCGACGAAGCGCACGGCGTGGGCGTGCACGGGCCGGGACTCGTCGCCACGCTCGGACTCGCCGGACTCCCCCACGTCCTGGTCACCGCGACGCTGTCGAAGTCGCTGGGCAGTCAGGGCGGCGCGGTCCTCGGCTCCGCGGCGGTGCGCGAGCACCTGGTCAACCGGGCGCGTCCCTTCATCTTCGACACCGGCCTGGCTCCCGCGCCGACCGCCGGTGCGCTGGCCGCACTTCGGGAGATCGTCGCGCGCCCTGAACTGGGTCAGACCGTGCGGACCCGCGTTGCCGACCTGGCCGATGCCCTGGGTGTGGTCGCTCCGACCGGCGCCGTGCTGTCGGTCCCGATGTCCTCACCGCAGGCCGCTGTCGCCGCCCAGGCCGCCGCCCTGGAAGCCGGCCTGCGCGTCGGCTGCTTCCGTCCGCCGTCGGTCCCGGACGGGATCTCCCGGTTGCGGATCACGGCCAGCGCCGGCATCCCCGAGGAGGACTGGGCGCGCGCCGTCGCGACCCTGGTCGCCCTCGTGAAGGAACACCAGTGA
- the bioD gene encoding dethiobiotin synthase: MTRVVVVTGTDTGVGKTVATAALAAREAAAGQRVLVVKPVQTGVGGTDPDPHDTDTVAALSGVEVLEFVALDEPLAPDTAARRQGVAIPTVREHVLRIRELLPSYDVVLVEGAGGLLVRIDAEGGTLLDIARDLTFALRRRTGDVVSSPVEVFVVCRAGLGTLNHTELTVTALRACQVEPAGLVIGSWPDAPALAEECNRTDLSRITGVPVVAVIPENSGSLPQSAFLAAAPSWFA; encoded by the coding sequence GTGACCCGAGTCGTCGTCGTCACCGGCACCGACACGGGAGTCGGCAAGACGGTCGCAACGGCCGCACTCGCAGCACGCGAGGCCGCGGCCGGACAGCGCGTGCTCGTCGTGAAGCCGGTGCAGACCGGGGTCGGCGGCACGGACCCGGATCCCCATGACACGGACACCGTCGCTGCGCTGAGCGGTGTGGAGGTGCTGGAGTTCGTCGCACTCGACGAGCCGCTCGCGCCCGACACCGCCGCCCGACGCCAGGGCGTGGCCATTCCGACCGTGCGCGAGCACGTTCTGCGCATTCGCGAGCTCCTGCCGTCGTACGACGTCGTGCTGGTCGAGGGCGCTGGCGGGCTCCTGGTCCGTATCGATGCCGAGGGCGGCACCTTGCTCGACATCGCGCGCGACCTGACCTTCGCCCTGCGCCGCCGTACCGGCGACGTCGTCTCATCGCCCGTCGAGGTGTTCGTCGTGTGCCGGGCCGGTCTCGGCACCCTCAACCACACCGAGCTGACCGTCACCGCGCTGCGCGCCTGTCAGGTCGAGCCGGCCGGTCTCGTCATCGGATCGTGGCCGGACGCCCCCGCGCTGGCCGAGGAGTGCAACCGCACCGACCTCTCCCGCATCACCGGCGTCCCCGTGGTTGCCGTGATCCCCGAGAACTCCGGCTCCCTCCCCCAGTCGGCCTTCCTGGCCGCCGCGCCGTCCTGGTTCGCCTGA
- a CDS encoding amidase, protein MELHDLTALEQGELIRSGEISPVELTEHYLERAARLPQEYVDGAFAFRDPDAARLRAREVAAVGPVGDGASPLAGVPTAIKDLNLTRGVPTSFGSPAFAGYVPEVSDAVTLSIEAAGMVSLGKTSTPEFGSPCYTEPEGRPPAVTPWDVTRMAGGSSGGAASAVAAGLVPVAQGSDGGGSIRIPASCCGLVGLKPTRGRISGFPMYGDPVGLAVSGPIARTVGDAAAMLDVLAGRRAGDPSWAPEPSGTFLSAVGREPGRLRIACFDEPVIADIEVHPDVRRAYQSAITLLTSLGHSVEGVEVPMPREAVPVFETCWAVLTALSTVPLDAQKKGMLRPLTRWLGDRGAAVTAPEFGLALGQLRRYAAEALVALAPYDIVLTPTLATPPLAVGALRNDADPAADFEAQKRFTPWTSAWNVTGMPAISLPLHHTPDGLPIGIMLAARPAEEELLLSLAAQVEAAAPWKDRHPPLW, encoded by the coding sequence GTGGAACTCCACGACCTGACCGCCCTCGAGCAGGGGGAGTTGATCCGCTCCGGCGAGATCAGCCCCGTCGAGCTCACCGAGCACTACCTCGAACGCGCCGCGCGTCTCCCTCAGGAGTACGTCGACGGCGCGTTCGCCTTTCGTGACCCCGATGCCGCGCGGCTGCGCGCCCGCGAGGTCGCTGCCGTCGGGCCGGTGGGTGACGGGGCGTCGCCGCTGGCCGGCGTACCAACGGCGATCAAGGACCTCAACCTGACTCGCGGGGTGCCGACGTCGTTCGGCTCGCCGGCCTTCGCTGGTTACGTGCCCGAGGTGTCGGACGCGGTGACGCTGTCGATCGAGGCGGCGGGCATGGTCAGTCTCGGCAAGACCAGCACGCCCGAGTTCGGGTCGCCCTGCTACACCGAGCCCGAGGGTCGGCCGCCTGCGGTGACGCCGTGGGACGTCACCCGGATGGCCGGCGGATCCTCAGGCGGTGCGGCCTCAGCCGTCGCGGCCGGGCTGGTCCCGGTCGCGCAGGGCTCCGACGGCGGTGGCTCGATCCGGATCCCGGCGTCCTGTTGCGGACTGGTCGGGCTCAAGCCCACGCGCGGCCGGATCAGCGGTTTCCCGATGTACGGCGACCCGGTCGGCCTCGCCGTCTCCGGACCGATCGCGCGCACCGTCGGGGATGCGGCCGCGATGCTCGATGTCCTCGCTGGCCGCCGGGCCGGCGATCCGTCGTGGGCACCCGAACCGTCCGGCACCTTCCTGTCCGCGGTCGGGCGCGAGCCCGGGCGGCTGCGGATCGCGTGCTTCGACGAACCGGTGATCGCCGACATCGAGGTGCACCCGGACGTGCGCCGCGCGTACCAGTCGGCCATCACGCTGCTGACGTCGCTCGGCCACTCCGTGGAAGGTGTCGAGGTGCCGATGCCGCGGGAGGCCGTGCCGGTCTTCGAGACCTGCTGGGCCGTGCTCACGGCACTGTCGACGGTTCCGCTGGACGCCCAGAAGAAGGGCATGCTGCGGCCGCTGACGCGCTGGCTCGGCGACCGCGGAGCGGCCGTCACCGCGCCGGAGTTCGGGCTGGCACTCGGCCAGTTGCGGCGGTACGCGGCCGAGGCGTTGGTCGCCCTGGCGCCGTACGACATCGTGCTGACGCCGACCCTGGCCACGCCCCCGCTCGCCGTCGGGGCGCTGCGCAACGACGCCGACCCCGCCGCGGACTTCGAGGCCCAGAAGCGCTTCACGCCGTGGACCTCGGCGTGGAACGTCACCGGCATGCCCGCGATCTCGCTCCCGCTCCACCACACGCCGGATGGCCTTCCGATCGGCATCATGCTCGCGGCACGTCCCGCCGAGGAGGAGCTGCTGCTCTCCCTCGCCGCGCAGGTCGAGGCCGCAGCGCCCTGGAAGGACCGCCACCCGCCGCTCTGGTGA
- a CDS encoding NAD(P)H-dependent oxidoreductase has protein sequence MTDTKNTRVAVLVGSLRADSVNRQIAEILRDQAPAGTEVDIIDGLDQVPFYNEDLDAGSAPATAAALRDRVALADRVLAVTPEYNGTMPAVLNNAIDWLSRPYGAGAIVGKPFGVVGATPTPYGGKWAHADTARSAGIAGAVVVEDVTVSQSAIGIDLGTDADVQAKLLGALSTLVDFTPVVTAA, from the coding sequence ATGACTGACACCAAGAACACCCGCGTCGCCGTCCTCGTCGGAAGCCTCCGCGCCGATTCCGTGAACCGCCAGATCGCCGAGATCCTCCGCGACCAGGCTCCCGCCGGTACCGAGGTCGACATCATCGACGGCCTCGACCAGGTCCCGTTCTACAACGAGGACCTCGACGCCGGTTCGGCTCCCGCCACCGCGGCTGCGCTCCGTGACCGCGTCGCCCTCGCCGACCGCGTCCTCGCCGTCACCCCCGAGTACAACGGCACCATGCCGGCCGTGCTCAACAACGCCATCGACTGGCTGTCGCGCCCGTACGGCGCCGGTGCCATCGTCGGCAAGCCGTTCGGCGTTGTCGGCGCCACCCCGACGCCGTACGGCGGCAAGTGGGCGCACGCTGACACGGCTCGCTCCGCCGGTATCGCCGGTGCTGTCGTCGTCGAGGACGTCACCGTCTCGCAGTCCGCGATCGGTATCGACCTGGGCACCGACGCCGACGTGCAGGCCAAGCTCCTCGGTGCGCTGAGCACCCTGGTCGACTTCACCCCGGTCGTCACCGCAGCCTGA
- a CDS encoding TetR/AcrR family transcriptional regulator produces MSKPLPLLATPPTERADAARNREALLSAASELIQGCSVDGVTMEAVAAKAGVGKGTVFRRFGSREGLMASLLDHAERAWQEAVISGPPPLGPGAPPMERLLAFGASRMHLHLQQGALIDAAGRTWGDNYAVTGFVTMHVRILLAELGVEGNLPYLATALVAPLALPVLRQQFDQAQMSEEQVMAGWEELVRRIVA; encoded by the coding sequence ATGTCGAAGCCCCTCCCTCTTCTCGCCACACCGCCCACCGAACGCGCCGACGCCGCCCGCAACCGCGAGGCCCTGCTGAGCGCCGCGAGCGAACTGATCCAGGGCTGCAGCGTGGACGGGGTGACCATGGAAGCGGTTGCCGCGAAGGCCGGCGTCGGCAAGGGCACCGTGTTCCGGCGCTTCGGCAGCCGCGAGGGACTGATGGCCTCGCTCCTCGACCACGCCGAGAGAGCCTGGCAGGAAGCTGTCATCAGCGGGCCGCCACCGCTGGGCCCGGGCGCCCCACCGATGGAGCGCCTCCTGGCCTTCGGAGCGTCCCGGATGCACCTGCACCTCCAGCAGGGCGCGCTGATCGACGCCGCCGGCCGCACCTGGGGCGACAACTACGCCGTCACCGGCTTCGTCACCATGCACGTACGGATCCTGCTGGCCGAACTCGGCGTCGAGGGCAACCTGCCCTATCTCGCCACAGCGCTCGTCGCGCCGCTCGCCCTGCCCGTCCTGCGCCAGCAGTTCGACCAGGCCCAGATGTCCGAGGAGCAGGTCATGGCCGGCTGGGAAGAGCTGGTACGACGCATCGTCGCCTGA
- the cimA gene encoding citramalate synthase has product MNQFDQPLDLHGAFHVYDTTLRDGMQQEGLNPTVADKLAIARHLDGLGVGFIEGGWPGANPKDTEFFRRAALELDLKHARLTAFGATRKAGIRAADDPQVAGLRDSGAGVVTLVAKSHIGHVEKALRTTPEENLAMVRDTVSHLRAEGQQVFLDAEHFFDGYRLDRSYALEVLRAAYDAGAEVIALCDTNGGMLPGWVSDVVHDVVQSAGVRVGIHCHNDTGLAVANTLAAVDAGATHVQGCINGYGERTGNADLVNVVANLELKLDRQVLPPGLLREATRIAHAVAEVTNVPPAARQPYVGTSAFAHKAGLHASAIKIDPDLYQHMDPAGVGNDMRLLVSEMAGRASIELKGKELGFDLSDAPDVVNRVTARVKEMESRGYTFEAADASFELLLVEEAEGQRPSYFEVESWRVITETLTHAQPGEEAVSEATVKLQAAGVRYVVTGEGNGPVNALDHALRTAIGQAFPEIVKFELIDFKVRILDQGHGTDAITRVLIETTDGASSWVTVGVGANMIEASFEALADGLTYGILRHHAD; this is encoded by the coding sequence ATGAACCAGTTCGACCAGCCGCTCGACCTGCACGGCGCGTTCCACGTCTACGACACGACCCTGCGTGACGGCATGCAGCAGGAGGGCCTCAACCCCACCGTCGCTGACAAGCTCGCGATCGCGCGTCACCTCGATGGACTCGGCGTCGGCTTCATCGAGGGCGGCTGGCCCGGTGCGAACCCGAAGGACACCGAGTTCTTCCGGCGCGCTGCCCTCGAGCTCGACCTCAAGCACGCACGGCTCACGGCTTTCGGCGCCACCCGCAAGGCTGGCATCCGGGCTGCCGACGACCCGCAGGTCGCGGGGCTCCGCGACAGCGGTGCCGGTGTCGTCACCCTCGTCGCGAAGTCCCACATCGGCCACGTCGAGAAGGCCCTGCGGACCACGCCTGAGGAGAACCTCGCGATGGTCCGCGACACCGTCAGTCACCTGCGCGCCGAGGGGCAGCAGGTCTTCCTCGACGCCGAGCACTTCTTCGACGGGTACCGGCTCGACCGGTCCTACGCGCTCGAGGTCCTGCGGGCGGCGTACGACGCCGGGGCGGAGGTGATCGCCCTCTGCGACACCAACGGCGGCATGCTCCCCGGCTGGGTCTCCGACGTCGTGCACGACGTCGTGCAGTCGGCCGGCGTCCGCGTCGGCATCCACTGCCACAACGACACCGGCCTGGCCGTCGCGAACACGCTCGCGGCCGTCGATGCCGGTGCCACCCACGTCCAGGGCTGCATCAACGGCTACGGCGAGCGCACCGGCAACGCCGACCTCGTCAACGTCGTCGCGAACCTCGAGCTCAAGCTGGACCGCCAGGTGCTGCCGCCCGGCCTGCTCCGTGAAGCCACCCGGATCGCGCACGCCGTCGCCGAGGTGACCAACGTTCCGCCGGCCGCGCGCCAGCCCTATGTGGGGACCAGCGCCTTCGCCCACAAGGCCGGGCTGCACGCCAGCGCGATCAAGATCGACCCCGACCTCTACCAGCACATGGACCCCGCTGGCGTCGGCAACGACATGAGGTTGCTGGTGTCCGAGATGGCCGGTCGCGCGTCGATCGAACTCAAGGGCAAGGAGCTCGGCTTCGACCTGTCGGACGCGCCCGACGTCGTCAACCGGGTGACCGCACGGGTCAAGGAGATGGAGTCGCGGGGCTACACCTTCGAGGCTGCGGACGCATCGTTCGAACTGCTGCTCGTCGAGGAGGCCGAGGGCCAGCGGCCGTCGTACTTCGAGGTCGAGAGCTGGCGCGTCATCACCGAGACGCTGACCCACGCCCAGCCGGGCGAGGAGGCCGTCTCCGAGGCGACCGTCAAGCTGCAGGCGGCGGGGGTGCGTTACGTCGTCACGGGCGAGGGCAACGGTCCGGTCAACGCGCTGGATCACGCACTGCGGACGGCGATCGGGCAGGCTTTCCCGGAGATCGTGAAGTTCGAGCTGATCGACTTCAAGGTGCGGATCCTCGACCAGGGTCACGGCACGGACGCGATCACGCGCGTGCTGATCGAGACCACCGATGGTGCCTCGTCGTGGGTGACGGTCGGTGTCGGCGCCAACATGATCGAGGCGTCGTTCGAGGCCCTCGCCGACGGACTCACCTACGGCATCCTGCGCCACCACGCTGACTGA
- a CDS encoding serine/threonine-protein kinase, which produces MRPESGAPTRVGDYTLLTQLGEGGMGIVHLAQGSDGRRVALKVLRPQIVGDKEARGRLAREVSSLTRIRSPWVAEMLAADPWAEIPYVVTRYVPGLTLHEHIAAEGPIEGRDLHWLAGCLAEGLAAVHAVGVLHRDIKPGNVLMEGRTPILIDFGLARVADDIRLTQTGWLLGTPGYLAPEILYGDDATPAADVHAWAATVAYAATGRAPYGRGPAMAIMDRTRRGQHDLSGIEQPLADVLALALHPDPLERPLLEELLAWVRPLSTRPELPPVPPPGGVFAGPAAVEDDFTLPLALAGQASPPAPPTPRTIADVFPPPPPPPVVGTRALPTEMGLPAALPPTTLPPTAPGPAVHLPHPPPPPTAMDRIEREWDQAHGFDPDAPFAPQPQAPLGERLRRWTAIGVAAIALGAGFAAAPWIATLVVVLAVWLLRAGSLAASAVADRRTVRGIKWYDGLRLITTSPWHLVRAITGTVVLVAWSAGLGLAAGLICYAFALDVPSTLMACGATLGVALWSGPGASRFRSPIARVLYPVCRPTLPWLFCCAGLLAVSAVLGVLVAGQGTHWIPWSNGPFGL; this is translated from the coding sequence ATGCGACCCGAGAGTGGCGCGCCCACTCGCGTGGGCGACTACACGCTGCTGACCCAGCTCGGCGAGGGCGGCATGGGCATCGTTCATCTCGCCCAGGGCTCCGACGGTCGCCGGGTGGCGCTCAAGGTCCTGCGGCCGCAGATCGTCGGCGACAAGGAGGCCCGCGGTCGCCTTGCCCGCGAGGTCAGTTCGCTGACCCGGATCCGCAGCCCCTGGGTCGCCGAGATGCTCGCCGCCGACCCGTGGGCCGAGATCCCCTATGTCGTCACGCGGTACGTCCCCGGACTCACCCTGCACGAGCACATCGCGGCCGAAGGACCGATCGAGGGCCGCGACCTGCACTGGCTGGCCGGCTGCCTCGCCGAGGGACTCGCGGCCGTCCACGCCGTCGGCGTACTCCACCGCGACATCAAGCCGGGCAACGTGTTGATGGAGGGGCGCACGCCGATCCTGATCGACTTCGGCCTGGCCCGGGTGGCCGACGACATCCGCCTCACCCAGACGGGTTGGCTGCTGGGCACGCCCGGCTACCTCGCCCCGGAGATCCTGTACGGCGACGACGCCACCCCCGCTGCCGACGTGCACGCCTGGGCAGCGACCGTGGCCTATGCCGCGACCGGGCGGGCGCCATACGGCCGTGGACCGGCGATGGCGATCATGGACCGCACCCGTCGCGGTCAACACGACCTGTCCGGCATCGAGCAACCGCTGGCCGACGTGCTCGCGCTGGCGCTGCACCCCGATCCGCTGGAGCGTCCGCTGCTCGAGGAGTTGCTGGCCTGGGTGCGTCCGTTGAGCACCCGCCCCGAGTTGCCGCCGGTGCCGCCGCCGGGTGGCGTCTTCGCCGGTCCAGCCGCTGTCGAGGACGACTTCACGCTGCCGCTGGCCCTCGCGGGTCAGGCGTCTCCGCCTGCTCCGCCGACGCCAAGGACGATCGCGGACGTGTTTCCTCCGCCGCCTCCGCCGCCCGTCGTGGGCACCCGCGCCCTGCCCACCGAGATGGGGCTCCCGGCAGCCCTGCCGCCGACCACCCTGCCGCCGACCGCTCCGGGGCCGGCCGTCCACCTGCCGCATCCGCCGCCTCCGCCGACGGCGATGGACCGCATCGAGCGGGAGTGGGACCAGGCGCACGGTTTCGATCCCGACGCGCCGTTCGCGCCGCAGCCCCAGGCGCCTCTGGGCGAGCGTCTCCGTCGCTGGACCGCCATCGGCGTGGCCGCGATCGCGCTCGGTGCCGGGTTCGCGGCGGCGCCGTGGATTGCCACCCTTGTCGTGGTGCTGGCTGTGTGGCTGCTGCGCGCCGGTTCGCTGGCTGCGTCGGCGGTCGCCGATCGCCGTACCGTCCGGGGCATCAAGTGGTACGACGGCCTCCGACTCATCACGACCAGCCCCTGGCACCTGGTCCGTGCGATCACCGGCACCGTGGTGCTGGTGGCGTGGAGCGCAGGACTCGGACTCGCCGCCGGGCTGATCTGTTACGCCTTCGCCCTCGACGTGCCGAGCACCCTGATGGCGTGCGGCGCGACGCTGGGCGTGGCGCTCTGGTCGGGGCCGGGTGCGAGTCGGTTCCGCTCGCCGATCGCGCGGGTGCTCTACCCCGTGTGCCGCCCGACGTTGCCCTGGTTGTTCTGCTGCGCCGGACTGCTCGCGGTCTCGGCGGTCCTCGGCGTGCTGGTGGCCGGTCAGGGCACCCACTGGATCCCGTGGTCGAACGGGCCTTTCGGACTCTGA
- a CDS encoding MmcQ/YjbR family DNA-binding protein: protein MAHRPTAGAKGVSVGSASLAGMAHPIMFSDDDPGLRELRKICLALPGAEEKVSHGRPTFRAGKIFAVFGGSEKIRPGEHRMVPNAFIFTPDSVDLPAIDEDDRFFVPAYYGPYGGRAIDLAAPDIDWAEIAELADASYRRVATKRLVAELDARG from the coding sequence ATGGCTCATCGTCCCACGGCCGGCGCCAAGGGGGTGTCCGTGGGAAGTGCTTCACTGGCGGGCATGGCGCACCCGATCATGTTCAGCGACGACGACCCGGGTCTCCGCGAACTGCGGAAGATCTGCCTGGCCCTGCCTGGCGCCGAGGAGAAGGTCAGCCACGGCCGGCCGACGTTCCGTGCGGGCAAGATCTTCGCCGTCTTCGGGGGGTCCGAGAAGATCCGGCCCGGCGAGCACCGGATGGTGCCGAACGCGTTCATCTTCACCCCCGACAGCGTCGACCTGCCGGCCATCGACGAGGACGACAGGTTCTTCGTCCCCGCCTACTACGGTCCGTACGGCGGCCGGGCAATCGACCTGGCTGCCCCCGACATCGACTGGGCCGAGATCGCGGAGCTGGCCGACGCGTCGTACCGCCGGGTTGCGACGAAGCGGCTGGTCGCCGAACTCGACGCGCGCGGCTGA
- a CDS encoding alpha/beta hydrolase — protein sequence MSLLDLGAGDAVLFIQTGLGADELLPLAREPALAGRRRLLPHRRGYTGTGPELPGSIVRDAADCVALVESLHLPAVDVVGYSYSAAVALAVAAQTPSMVRSITLIEPPPLITSHRDEFVAVCADLMSVSAELGPTAALEAFWDRTTTPDWWSALERHVPDARAQMRRDASTFFEQDLPALLGWTFTADDARRIATPVLHVGAAESGPWWAEVRTTVLAWFPGATDVVVPGADHGLVVTHPADVAGAIADFLS from the coding sequence ATGTCGCTCCTGGACCTCGGCGCCGGCGACGCCGTGCTGTTCATCCAGACCGGACTGGGTGCCGACGAGTTGCTGCCCCTGGCCAGGGAGCCCGCCCTGGCGGGACGACGACGGCTGCTCCCCCACCGTCGCGGCTACACCGGCACCGGACCCGAGCTCCCCGGCTCGATCGTCCGGGACGCCGCCGACTGTGTCGCGCTCGTGGAGTCCCTCCACCTCCCGGCGGTCGACGTCGTCGGCTACTCCTACTCAGCCGCCGTCGCCCTCGCCGTCGCCGCGCAGACGCCCAGCATGGTCCGCAGCATCACGCTCATCGAACCGCCACCGCTGATCACCAGCCACCGCGACGAATTCGTCGCGGTCTGTGCCGACCTGATGTCCGTCAGCGCAGAGCTGGGACCTACGGCAGCGCTGGAGGCTTTCTGGGACCGGACCACCACACCCGACTGGTGGTCGGCACTCGAACGGCACGTGCCTGACGCGCGGGCACAGATGCGCCGCGACGCCAGCACGTTCTTCGAGCAGGACCTTCCTGCGTTGCTGGGGTGGACCTTCACCGCCGACGACGCCCGACGGATCGCGACGCCCGTGCTGCACGTCGGCGCGGCCGAGAGTGGTCCGTGGTGGGCGGAGGTCCGCACCACCGTGCTCGCCTGGTTCCCGGGCGCCACCGACGTCGTCGTACCCGGTGCCGATCACGGACTGGTGGTCACGCACCCGGCCGACGTCGCCGGTGCGATCGCCGACTTCCTCAGCTGA
- a CDS encoding branched-chain amino acid aminotransferase produces MQITTTLSAEQTDDARLAEILSNPGFGVHFSDHMFTVEWTAEKGWYDARVTPYGPITLDPAAAVLHYAQETFEGMKAYRHGDDSLWLFRPEANAERMKRSSHRLALPVLEPADFVQAVEELVKVDARWVPGNEDGGEKSLYLRPFMFASEKFLGVRPAQHVTFMVIASPAGAYFKGGIKPVTLWLTEEYTRAGRGGMGAAKTGGNYASSLVAQQEAYAQGCDQVVFLDAQEGKYVEELGGMNMYFVYDDGSIVTPETGTILEGITRASIIELAGKMGHQVTERQFGIDEWRADIASGRITEIFACGTAAVVTPVGSLKTKDGDVAAPPSQDLTMRIREALVGVQLGRADDTFGWMHQIS; encoded by the coding sequence ATGCAGATCACCACCACTCTTTCTGCGGAACAGACCGACGACGCGCGGCTGGCAGAGATCCTGTCCAATCCGGGCTTCGGCGTGCACTTCTCCGACCACATGTTCACCGTCGAATGGACCGCCGAGAAGGGTTGGTACGACGCCCGCGTCACGCCCTACGGTCCGATCACCCTGGACCCGGCTGCGGCCGTCCTGCACTACGCGCAGGAGACCTTCGAGGGCATGAAGGCCTACCGCCACGGCGATGACTCGCTCTGGCTGTTCCGGCCCGAGGCGAACGCCGAGCGGATGAAGCGTTCGAGCCACCGCCTGGCCCTGCCCGTTCTCGAGCCGGCCGACTTCGTCCAGGCTGTCGAGGAACTCGTCAAGGTCGACGCCCGCTGGGTGCCCGGCAACGAGGACGGCGGCGAGAAGAGCCTGTACCTGCGGCCGTTCATGTTCGCCTCCGAGAAGTTCCTCGGTGTGCGACCGGCCCAGCACGTCACCTTCATGGTGATCGCCAGCCCCGCGGGCGCGTACTTCAAGGGCGGCATCAAGCCCGTCACGTTGTGGCTCACCGAGGAGTACACCCGCGCCGGCCGCGGTGGCATGGGTGCGGCCAAGACGGGCGGCAACTACGCCAGTTCGCTGGTCGCACAGCAGGAGGCCTACGCCCAGGGCTGCGACCAGGTCGTCTTCCTCGACGCCCAGGAGGGCAAGTACGTCGAGGAGCTCGGCGGGATGAACATGTACTTCGTCTACGACGACGGCTCCATCGTCACGCCCGAGACCGGCACCATCCTCGAAGGCATCACCCGCGCCTCGATCATCGAGCTCGCCGGGAAGATGGGCCACCAGGTCACCGAGCGTCAGTTCGGCATCGACGAGTGGCGTGCTGACATCGCCAGCGGCCGGATCACCGAGATCTTCGCCTGCGGCACGGCCGCGGTCGTCACGCCCGTGGGTTCCTTGAAGACCAAGGACGGCGACGTGGCGGCGCCCCCGAGCCAGGACCTCACCATGCGGATCCGCGAGGCCCTCGTCGGCGTCCAGCTCGGCCGAGCTGACGACACCTTCGGCTGGATGCACCAGATCAGCTGA